A single window of Nocardioides kongjuensis DNA harbors:
- a CDS encoding methylated-DNA--[protein]-cysteine S-methyltransferase: MSTAMWTVIESPIGPLRLVEQGGAITAIEFSPFRDGVRPLGAEGADHPVLVAAAHQLAEYFAGDRTEFDLPLAPAGSAWQRSVWAQLLGIGYGQTASYGEIAARLGKTNAASRAVGTANGANPIPIVIPCHRVIGANGTLTGYAGGLERKQLLLDLERDEDAALF, translated from the coding sequence ATGAGCACTGCCATGTGGACCGTCATCGAATCGCCCATCGGGCCGCTGCGCCTCGTCGAGCAGGGCGGCGCGATCACCGCGATCGAGTTCTCGCCGTTCCGCGACGGCGTCCGCCCGCTCGGCGCCGAGGGCGCCGACCACCCCGTCCTGGTCGCCGCTGCGCACCAGCTCGCCGAGTACTTCGCCGGCGACCGCACCGAGTTCGACCTGCCGCTCGCGCCGGCCGGCAGCGCCTGGCAGCGCTCCGTGTGGGCCCAGCTGCTCGGCATCGGCTACGGACAGACCGCGTCGTACGGCGAGATCGCCGCACGCCTCGGCAAGACGAACGCCGCATCCCGCGCCGTCGGCACGGCCAACGGCGCGAACCCGATCCCGATCGTGATCCCGTGCCACCGGGTGATCGGTGCCAACGGGACGCTCACCGGCTACGCCGGGGGACTGGAGCGCAAGCAGCTCCTGCTCGACCTGGAGCGGGACGAGGACGCCGCGCTGTTCTGA
- a CDS encoding IclR family transcriptional regulator produces MDNSSGVGVLDKAALVLTALESGPATLAGLVAGTGLARPTAHRLAVALEHHRLVARDMQGRFVLGPRLAELSAAAGEDRLLATAGPVLARLRDITGESAQLWRRQGDHRVCVAAAERPSGLRDTIPIGSQLTMRAGSAAQVLLAWDDPERIHRGLQNSAFSAAELSAIRRRGWAQSVGEREQGVASVSAPVRSPGGKVIAAVSVSGPLERLSRQPGRMHAPAVLAAAERLSESLRRAAAE; encoded by the coding sequence ATGGACAACTCGAGCGGCGTCGGAGTTCTCGACAAGGCGGCCCTGGTGCTCACCGCACTGGAGTCCGGCCCGGCCACCCTGGCCGGCCTGGTGGCAGGCACCGGCCTGGCCCGGCCGACGGCCCACCGCCTGGCGGTCGCCCTCGAGCACCACCGCCTCGTCGCCCGCGACATGCAGGGCCGCTTCGTGCTCGGGCCGCGCCTCGCGGAGCTCTCCGCGGCAGCCGGCGAGGACCGGCTGCTCGCGACCGCCGGCCCCGTGCTCGCGCGGCTGCGCGACATCACCGGCGAGTCCGCCCAGCTGTGGCGGCGCCAGGGCGACCACCGCGTATGCGTCGCCGCCGCCGAGCGGCCCTCCGGTCTGCGCGACACGATCCCGATCGGCTCCCAGCTCACCATGCGCGCCGGCTCCGCCGCACAGGTGCTGCTCGCCTGGGACGACCCGGAGCGGATCCACCGCGGCCTGCAGAACTCCGCGTTCTCCGCGGCCGAGCTGTCCGCCATCCGCCGCCGCGGCTGGGCGCAGTCGGTCGGCGAGCGCGAGCAGGGCGTGGCCTCGGTGTCCGCTCCCGTCCGCTCCCCCGGCGGCAAGGTGATCGCCGCCGTGTCCGTCTCGGGCCCGCTCGAGCGCCTGTCCCGCCAGCCCGGCCGGATGCACGCACCTGCGGTGCTCGCCGCCGCCGAGCGGCTCTCCGAGTCGCTGCGCCGCGCGGCTGCGGAGTAA
- the leuC gene encoding 3-isopropylmalate dehydratase large subunit, which yields MGKTLAEKVWDEHVVRSTPGEPDLLYIDLHLIHEVTSPQAFDGLRLAGRKVRRPDLTLATEDHNVPTLDWDKPIADPVSKTQVDTLRKNAEEFGVRLHPLGDVEQGIVHVVGPQLGLTQPGMTIVCGDSHTSTHGAFGAIAFGIGTSEVEHVLATQTLPQAKPKTMAVTVNGSLAAGVTAKDLILYLITQTGTGGGQGYIVEYRGEAIEALSMEGRMTVCNMSIEWGAKAGMIAPDETTFAYIEGKAEAPKGAEWDAAVAHWKTLVTDADATFDKEIVIDAADVTPFVTWGTNPGQGAPLGANVPSPEDFEDPSDKLAAEKALEYMGLEAGQPLRSVKVDTVFVGSCTNGRIEDLRLAAEIIKGHKVAEGTRLLVVPGSVRVRNQAMEEGLDKVFIEAGAEWRGAGCSMCLGMNPDTLKPQERSASTSNRNFEGRQGKGGRTHLVSVPVAAATAVKGTLASPADLSAELV from the coding sequence ATGGGCAAGACCCTGGCGGAGAAGGTGTGGGACGAGCACGTCGTCCGATCGACCCCGGGGGAGCCGGACCTCCTCTACATCGACCTCCACCTCATCCACGAGGTCACCAGCCCGCAGGCCTTCGACGGCCTGCGCCTGGCCGGGCGCAAGGTGCGCCGTCCCGACCTGACCCTCGCGACCGAGGACCACAACGTCCCGACGCTCGACTGGGACAAGCCGATCGCGGACCCCGTGAGCAAGACCCAGGTCGACACCCTGCGCAAGAACGCCGAGGAGTTCGGCGTCCGGCTGCACCCGCTCGGCGACGTCGAGCAGGGCATCGTCCACGTCGTCGGCCCGCAGCTCGGCCTGACCCAGCCCGGCATGACGATCGTGTGCGGTGACTCGCACACCAGCACCCACGGCGCCTTCGGCGCGATCGCGTTCGGCATCGGCACCTCCGAGGTCGAGCACGTGCTCGCCACGCAGACGCTGCCGCAGGCCAAGCCGAAGACCATGGCCGTCACGGTCAACGGCAGCCTCGCCGCGGGCGTGACCGCCAAGGACCTGATCCTCTACCTGATCACGCAGACCGGCACCGGTGGCGGCCAGGGCTACATCGTCGAGTACCGCGGCGAGGCCATCGAGGCGCTCTCGATGGAGGGCCGGATGACGGTCTGCAACATGTCCATCGAGTGGGGCGCCAAGGCGGGCATGATCGCGCCGGACGAGACCACGTTCGCCTACATCGAGGGCAAGGCCGAGGCGCCGAAGGGTGCCGAGTGGGACGCCGCCGTCGCCCACTGGAAGACGCTGGTCACCGACGCCGACGCGACCTTCGACAAGGAGATCGTGATCGACGCGGCCGACGTCACGCCGTTCGTCACGTGGGGCACGAACCCCGGCCAGGGCGCGCCCCTGGGCGCGAACGTCCCCTCGCCGGAGGACTTCGAGGACCCCTCCGACAAGCTCGCCGCCGAGAAGGCGCTGGAGTACATGGGCCTCGAGGCCGGCCAGCCGCTGCGCTCGGTCAAGGTCGACACCGTCTTCGTGGGCTCCTGCACCAACGGCCGCATCGAGGACCTGCGCCTGGCCGCCGAGATCATCAAGGGACACAAGGTCGCCGAGGGCACCCGGCTGCTCGTCGTCCCGGGCTCGGTGCGCGTGCGCAACCAGGCCATGGAGGAGGGCCTCGACAAGGTCTTCATCGAGGCCGGTGCCGAGTGGCGCGGTGCGGGCTGCTCGATGTGCCTGGGCATGAACCCCGACACCCTGAAGCCGCAGGAGCGCTCGGCGTCGACGTCCAACCGCAACTTCGAGGGTCGGCAGGGCAAGGGCGGACGCACCCACCTGGTGTCCGTCCCCGTCGCGGCCGCCACCGCCGTCAAGGGCACGCTGGCCTCTCCGGCCGACCTGTCCGCCGAGCTGGTCTGA
- the leuD gene encoding 3-isopropylmalate dehydratase small subunit, whose translation MEKFTSHTGTALPLRRSNVDTDQIIPAVYLKRVTRTGFEDGLFAAWRNDPEFVANKPEYQGVSILVAGPDFGTGSSREHAVWALMDYGFKVVLSSRFADIFRGNSGKAGLLSVPVEQDVIEQLWAAIEADPTTQITVDLGSRTVTCGDLVAPFDIDDYTRYRLLNGLDDIGITLGNEADIAAYESGRPSWKPVTQHA comes from the coding sequence ATGGAGAAGTTCACCTCCCACACCGGTACGGCGCTCCCGCTGCGCCGCAGCAACGTCGACACCGACCAGATCATCCCGGCGGTCTACCTCAAGCGCGTGACCCGCACCGGCTTCGAGGACGGCCTGTTCGCCGCGTGGCGCAACGACCCGGAGTTCGTCGCCAACAAGCCCGAGTACCAGGGTGTCTCGATCCTGGTCGCCGGCCCCGACTTCGGCACCGGCTCGTCGCGCGAGCACGCCGTGTGGGCACTCATGGACTACGGCTTCAAGGTCGTGCTGTCGAGCCGGTTCGCCGACATCTTCCGCGGCAACTCGGGCAAGGCCGGACTGCTGTCCGTCCCGGTCGAGCAGGACGTCATCGAGCAGCTGTGGGCGGCGATCGAGGCCGACCCCACCACGCAGATCACCGTCGACCTCGGGTCCCGCACCGTCACCTGCGGCGACCTGGTCGCGCCGTTCGACATCGACGACTACACCCGCTACCGCCTGCTCAACGGGCTCGACGACATCGGCATCACGCTGGGCAACGAGGCCGACATCGCGGCGTACGAGAGCGGTCGCCCGAGCTGGAAGCCGGTCACCCAGCACGCATGA
- a CDS encoding HU family DNA-binding protein, which produces MNKSQLIDALADRFEGSRKDAAHALDAVLDTITRQVAKGEKVAITGFGSFEKAVRNARWVRNPQTGERVKTKKKAVPKFSAGADLKNVVSGAKKLAPLPKPAKKAAAPAKKAAAAAAAPAKKAATTAAKKAAAPAKKAAATAKKAAPAKKAPAKKAPAKKAPAAKKAAPAKKAAPAKKAPAAKKAPAKKAPAKKAPAKKTAKKA; this is translated from the coding sequence GTGAACAAGTCTCAGTTGATCGACGCGCTGGCCGACCGATTCGAGGGCAGCCGCAAGGACGCGGCCCACGCTCTCGACGCGGTCCTCGACACGATCACCCGTCAGGTGGCCAAGGGCGAGAAGGTCGCCATCACCGGCTTCGGCTCGTTCGAGAAGGCCGTCCGCAACGCCCGTTGGGTCCGCAACCCGCAGACCGGCGAGCGTGTGAAGACCAAGAAGAAGGCCGTCCCGAAGTTCAGCGCCGGCGCTGACCTCAAGAACGTCGTCTCCGGCGCGAAGAAGCTCGCGCCGCTGCCGAAGCCGGCCAAGAAGGCCGCTGCTCCGGCGAAGAAGGCCGCCGCTGCTGCCGCCGCTCCGGCCAAGAAGGCTGCGACCACCGCCGCCAAGAAGGCTGCTGCTCCTGCCAAGAAGGCCGCCGCCACCGCGAAGAAGGCGGCTCCCGCCAAGAAGGCTCCGGCCAAGAAGGCTCCGGCCAAGAAGGCCCCGGCTGCGAAGAAGGCGGCCCCGGCCAAGAAGGCGGCTCCGGCCAAGAAGGCGCCCGCCGCCAAGAAGGCCCCTGCCAAGAAGGCTCCGGCCAAGAAGGCTCCGGCCAAGAAGACCGCGAAGAAGGCCTGA